The Rhodothermales bacterium genome window below encodes:
- a CDS encoding DUF937 domain-containing protein, which yields MSGLLDLVTQQLGSGALQQLSGALGGDQDKTQKAVGAALPVLLGALAKNASSPDGAASLANALERDHDGSILDNLGGLLGAAGGLGGLLGGGDKSSSGGLGSLIGAAGSLLGGGSSAPAKSLDGAGILGHLLGSKQSAVEQGVGKASGLDSAQAGKLLATLAPIVMGALGKVKKEKGLDASGLAGMLDSERQTVEQKLPQTGAGGLLGMLDSDDDGSIVDDLAKLGAGALGSLFGK from the coding sequence ATGTCAGGATTACTAGATCTCGTCACCCAGCAGCTTGGGTCGGGTGCCCTCCAGCAACTCAGCGGTGCACTCGGAGGAGATCAAGACAAGACGCAGAAGGCGGTCGGAGCGGCCCTTCCAGTGCTCCTCGGCGCCCTGGCGAAGAATGCATCGTCACCAGATGGTGCGGCCAGTCTGGCAAACGCGCTTGAAAGAGATCACGACGGGTCCATCCTGGACAACCTTGGCGGCCTGCTCGGTGCAGCGGGAGGACTCGGTGGTCTGCTGGGTGGTGGTGACAAGAGTTCGTCTGGCGGATTGGGAAGTCTTATCGGTGCTGCCGGCAGTTTGCTTGGCGGCGGATCCTCGGCGCCGGCAAAATCTCTCGATGGAGCAGGGATTCTCGGTCACCTGCTGGGTTCCAAGCAGTCGGCCGTTGAGCAGGGTGTCGGCAAAGCGAGCGGACTTGACTCTGCACAGGCGGGCAAGCTTCTCGCTACTCTCGCACCCATCGTTATGGGAGCGCTGGGCAAGGTGAAGAAAGAGAAGGGCCTCGACGCTTCGGGACTCGCCGGGATGCTGGATAGCGAGCGACAGACAGTCGAACAGAAGCTTCCTCAGACGGGTGCCGGCGGGTTGCTCGGTATGCTTGACAGCGACGACGACGGGAGCATTGTCGACGACCTCGCCAAGCTTGGCGCCGGAGCCCTCGGGTCGCTATTCGGTAAATAG